One window of the Deltaproteobacteria bacterium genome contains the following:
- a CDS encoding TIGR00282 family metallophosphoesterase, whose amino-acid sequence MKLAFFGDICGSAGRQALRKRLNDLKSEFSIDIVLANAENAAGGMGVTPEVADELFDMGIHVLTSGNHIWKQREIYPYLDENPNLLRPLNYPDGVPGRGLNVYRKAGIPEVAVINLQGRVFMPPVDCPFLAAERALAEMNDGPRVRIIDFHAEATSEKVAMGWFLDGRVSAVLGTHTHIQTADEQVLPGGTGYITDLGMTGSVNSILGMKKGPVLHRFLTGLPERFSPARKNPVIMGALLHLDPSTGACRSIQRLRVPVEE is encoded by the coding sequence TTGAAGCTGGCCTTTTTTGGCGACATCTGTGGAAGCGCGGGCCGTCAGGCGCTTCGTAAACGCCTGAACGATCTCAAGTCCGAATTTTCCATCGATATTGTGCTCGCCAATGCCGAAAACGCGGCCGGTGGTATGGGTGTCACACCGGAAGTGGCCGATGAGCTGTTCGACATGGGTATCCATGTTCTCACGTCCGGGAACCACATCTGGAAGCAAAGAGAGATTTATCCTTACCTCGACGAGAATCCCAACCTGTTACGCCCTCTCAATTACCCTGACGGCGTACCTGGTCGCGGGTTGAATGTTTACCGCAAAGCTGGGATTCCCGAGGTGGCGGTGATCAACCTCCAGGGGAGGGTCTTTATGCCGCCCGTGGATTGCCCTTTCCTCGCCGCGGAACGAGCATTGGCCGAAATGAACGACGGACCGCGTGTGCGAATCATTGACTTTCACGCCGAGGCTACATCCGAGAAGGTGGCCATGGGCTGGTTTCTCGATGGGCGCGTATCCGCGGTATTGGGAACCCATACCCACATTCAAACCGCCGACGAGCAAGTGCTTCCGGGTGGAACAGGCTACATCACGGATCTGGGCATGACGGGGTCCGTGAATTCCATTTTGGGGATGAAGAAGGGCCCGGTGCTGCATCGTTTTCTCACGGGTCTCCCCGAGCGTTTTAGTCCGGCCCGTAAGAACCCCGTGATTATGGGGGCCCTCCTGCACCTGGATCCCTCGACGGGCGCGTGCAGAAGTATTCAGAGGCTGCGTGTGCCCGTGGAAGAGTAG
- the rny gene encoding ribonuclease Y produces the protein MESTLIIVGFFLLFGAGLIVGFFLRKKMVESKIESIDKLSQRIIEEAKKEAETAKKDAMLQTKDTLFRMKLDFEKETKDRRGELQKLEKRLVQKEETLDKRTDLLEKKDQEVSRKDQSLRDRDRNLAAKEKEVQSLIEEQRAHLESLAGITSTDAKTFLLRAMENEARHEGAKLIKQIENETRETSDKRSKEILALAVKRYAGDYIMEKSVSVVTLPSDEMKGRIIGREGRNIRALEAATGVDLIIDDTPEAVILSGFNPIRREVAKITLERLINDGRIHPARIEEVVKKVSQELETSIREAGEQATFDVGVHGISPELQRLIGKLKYRSSYGQNVLQHSLEVAFLCGIMASELNLNVKQAKRAGLLHDIGKAVDHEIEGSHAAIGADLLKKHGESPKVVQAVAAHHEEVPASSILDILVQASDTLSGARPGARREMLETYVKRLADLERIANECRGVEKSYAIQAGRELRIIVESDKINDEDSVMLSREIAKKIENELVYPGQIKVTVIRETRSVEYAK, from the coding sequence ATGGAATCAACGCTGATTATCGTCGGATTCTTCCTCTTATTCGGCGCGGGCCTGATCGTAGGATTTTTTCTTAGAAAGAAGATGGTTGAATCCAAGATCGAGTCCATCGACAAGCTGTCCCAGCGAATCATCGAGGAGGCAAAGAAAGAAGCCGAAACGGCAAAAAAGGATGCAATGCTTCAGACAAAAGACACCCTCTTTCGCATGAAGCTTGATTTTGAAAAAGAGACCAAAGATCGCCGCGGGGAACTTCAGAAGCTGGAGAAAAGGCTGGTTCAGAAAGAAGAGACCCTGGATAAACGAACCGACCTTCTGGAGAAGAAAGACCAAGAGGTGTCCCGAAAGGACCAATCACTACGCGATCGAGACCGCAATCTCGCCGCCAAGGAAAAAGAAGTTCAATCGCTCATCGAGGAGCAACGGGCCCACCTAGAGAGCCTCGCCGGCATTACCTCGACCGACGCAAAGACCTTTCTTCTGCGGGCCATGGAAAACGAAGCGCGCCACGAAGGCGCCAAGCTGATCAAGCAGATCGAAAACGAGACCCGGGAAACGTCGGACAAGCGATCCAAGGAGATCCTTGCCTTGGCGGTCAAACGTTACGCCGGAGACTACATCATGGAGAAGTCCGTCTCGGTGGTCACCCTCCCCAGCGATGAAATGAAGGGCCGCATCATCGGGCGAGAAGGTCGAAATATACGCGCCCTGGAAGCCGCCACCGGTGTGGATCTCATCATAGATGACACGCCCGAGGCGGTCATCCTGAGCGGGTTCAACCCCATACGAAGGGAAGTGGCCAAAATAACGCTCGAACGGCTCATCAATGACGGCAGGATCCATCCGGCTCGCATCGAGGAAGTAGTGAAGAAAGTAAGCCAGGAGTTGGAAACCTCCATACGAGAAGCCGGGGAACAGGCCACCTTTGATGTGGGAGTTCATGGCATCAGTCCGGAGCTTCAGCGTCTGATCGGCAAGTTGAAATACCGTTCCAGCTACGGCCAAAACGTTCTCCAGCACTCCCTGGAAGTCGCTTTTCTTTGCGGAATCATGGCTTCTGAATTGAACCTCAATGTCAAACAAGCCAAGCGCGCCGGTCTCCTCCACGACATCGGCAAGGCGGTGGATCACGAAATCGAAGGATCCCACGCCGCCATAGGCGCTGATTTGCTCAAGAAGCACGGAGAATCTCCAAAAGTGGTCCAGGCGGTGGCCGCTCATCACGAAGAAGTCCCTGCTTCCTCCATTCTGGATATCCTGGTGCAGGCGTCGGATACGCTTTCCGGAGCGCGACCGGGCGCTCGCCGTGAAATGTTGGAGACGTACGTCAAGCGACTTGCCGATCTGGAACGAATCGCTAATGAATGCCGGGGCGTCGAAAAATCCTACGCCATTCAGGCAGGCCGGGAATTGAGGATCATTGTGGAAAGCGACAAGATCAACGACGAAGACTCCGTCATGCTGAGCCGGGAAATCGCAAAGAAGATCGAAAACGAGCTGGTATATCCCGGCCAGATCAAAGTTACCGTGATTCGAGAAACGCGATCCGTAGAATACGCGAAGTAG
- a CDS encoding cell division protein ZapA: MKKAYNIVVFGMEISVRSEADESQVSALAEYLQRKYDEVKSVSQNAPRANLMALAALNVASDYFEVRDSAQVMQRALEARSKRIISKIDQLELPKEED, from the coding sequence GTGAAGAAAGCATATAACATCGTCGTTTTCGGCATGGAGATATCCGTAAGATCTGAGGCGGATGAATCTCAGGTATCGGCACTGGCTGAATACCTTCAGCGAAAGTACGACGAAGTTAAATCCGTTTCCCAAAACGCCCCTCGTGCCAATTTGATGGCATTGGCGGCTTTAAACGTAGCAAGCGACTATTTCGAGGTCAGAGACTCCGCGCAGGTCATGCAACGCGCTTTGGAGGCGAGGTCCAAGAGGATTATCAGCAAGATCGATCAGCTCGAATTGCCGAAAGAAGAGGATTGA
- the zapB gene encoding cell division protein ZapB yields the protein MVMELQEFDRLEAKIDHLLTTFASLLKKNEELLQIIAEKDGNITSLETRISELTQEKETVGRRIGELLNKFESLKQF from the coding sequence ATGGTAATGGAATTGCAGGAGTTTGACAGACTTGAAGCCAAGATAGATCACTTGTTGACAACATTTGCATCCCTACTTAAGAAAAATGAAGAGTTGCTTCAAATTATTGCCGAGAAGGATGGAAATATCACCAGTCTTGAAACGAGGATTTCCGAATTGACTCAGGAAAAGGAGACCGTGGGTCGTCGGATCGGTGAACTCCTAAACAAGTTTGAATCGCTCAAACAGTTCTAA